GCGCCGTGGGCGGCGGTCGCGCCCGGCGTCGCCCTAAGCCTGACCGTGTTCGCCATCAACCTGCTCGGCAGCGACACGTCGCGCGGCGGGGTAGGACGTGAAGGGCGCTGAACTCTTACGTTCTGTAAGAACGGAGGGAGAAATGATATGGCTAAGTACGTGTTTCATGTGCTTACTTTTGAGCGACTTACGTCTGATGTTATTCCCGGTGTGTTCCAGCTACCGAGCATAGAAAGTCTCGTTTTCCCGGCCCGGCTCTCCCTCTCAGGCTCTAGAGTGGGGCTTCTTTCGCATCCAGATGACTTTGACCTTTCGCTGGCGCCGAAAGCTTTCCAAAGGGATATCAGCTTCGTATATCTTGCAGGTCGCCATGGCATTAAACTCTCCATTACCATTTATTTAAACCGACTGATTACGCCAAACGTACTGGTTATTGAATTCAATAGCGACCACCTCCAGAACGAGATAATCGATCTGCCTTTCCTGAGGCGTCTGATCGCTGAAACCGTACCGGTCTTGAGATCCAATAGGGCGGTTGTGTATGCGGAAGCGGATCGCCCCTATGAATGGCCGCGCGCTTTTTTAGGGCCAAATGAAGATTACTATGGGATTCAAATGGGATGGATTTCTTACTTCGGCAAAGCATTGGTCGACCATCTGGGCATCGAGCGATTCACATCGCTGAAGGCGTGTGATGAGGTCGTTCCGATCCATGACGGTTTACTGGTTATTTTGACCTCTGAACCCTTCGATCCAGACAATGAAAGCCACTGGGAACGCGAAGCAAAAGCAATTGAGGAACTCGGACTCAGGCGCTTCCCAAAGAAATATATCTAGACCACATGTGGGCGGATTTCTGGTCCGGTTCTTGTCGAATTTACCGGGCGGCGTTGTTTGGCCTACCCAGTCACCGTGAACCGCTCTTCGTTGGAGCGGACCTCGCCGGTCCACACGCCCTGAATCGGCGCGGGCGGCGCGAGGCCGTTGGGGATGGCCGGGGTGGCGGTTGCGTTGGGCACGGCGGTGGCCTGCGTCCCGGCGTCGGCGTTGCGGTAGATGGCGCGCACGCGGTAATCCGTGCCTGCGCCCAGCCCGATCTCGGCCATGCGCTGCGGCGTGAGCGTGATCGTGACGCTGCACCGCGCGCGCGATCCGAGCAGGTGCAGGTCCGCGTCGTCGAAGGCGGTGATCTGGGGCAGGTGCGCGCCGGACGGGTCGTTGAGCACGCCGCCGTCGCTGGCGCGGGTGAACTCGACGTTGAGGCCGATCGTGCCGCCGTCGTTGGTCAGCAGCGGATCGACGTCGGGCAGGTAGAGGATGATTGGCCCGATGTCCTCGTTGATGAAGGTAACGGTGAGGTCCGCCGTCTGCCCGGACGACACCGGGTCGTCAATGCGGACGTCGAGGCCCAGGTTCTGCGTATCGTCCCCGGAATAGGACAGCGCGGAGCGGTTGTTGCCGCCCAGCGGCGCGGCCAAGTCGATGCACTGGATGCCCTGCTGCCCGGTCGGATAGACGCGGGGCAGGGCGATGACGCCCACCAGGATCAGCCCGGCTATGGCGGCGAACAGCGTGGTGGCGTTCACCGTATTGAAGCGGTCGCGGACGCGGCGGCTGCTATCGCGAAACACCATCGTGTGGTTAATCCTCTCCTGCGGCGAGCCAGGTGCGGATCAAATCGAACGCGCCGTCCAGGTTCCCGGTTTCCACATTCACCCAATGAGTGCCCGAATTGTGCCTCTTGAACCACGTGTACTGGCGGCGGATATAAGCGCGCGTATCGCGGCGGATCGCGGCGGCGGCCTGCTCGACCGGCGCGTTCTGCTCGAAGACGGGCCGCCACTGCGCGTAACCCAGACCGGACATGGCCGGATGCTCCCAAGTATAGCCCGCATCCAGCAGCGCGCGCACTTCGTCCGCGAGTCCCTCGGCCAGCATGCGGTCGATGCGGGCGTCCACGCGGGCGTAAAGCGCCTCGCGGGGGAGCGTCAGGCCGATTTGAAGGATGCGGTAGGGCGGCGGCTGTTTCTGCTGCAAGACGCTGATCGGCGTGCCCGATTCGAGGAAAACTTCCAGCGCGCGCACGACGCGGCGCACGTTGCGGAAGTCGATCCGGTCGGCGGCGAGGGGATCGGCCTCGCGCAGGCGGGCGTGCAGGGCGGCTGCGCCGTGATCGGCGGCGAAGTCTTCCAGCTCGCGGCGCAGGCGGGGGTTAGGCAGCACTTCAGGGATGCCCCAGCCCTCGACGACCGCCGTAATGTACTGCCCGGTGCCGCCGACCAGCAGCGGGAGTTTTCCGGCGGACTGGATCGAGTTGATAGTGCGGTAGGCTTCGCGCTGGTATTCGGCGGCGGTGAAGGTCTGGTCCGGCGCGACGATGTCGATCAGGTGGTGCGGGGCGGCGGCGCGCTCGGCGGGACCGGGCTTGGCGGTGCCGATGTCCATGTGGCAGTAGATCTGGCGACTGTCCGCGCTGACGATCTCGCCGTCGAACGCGTTTGCCAGTTGGATCGCCAGGGCCGTCTTGCCG
This sequence is a window from Aggregatilinea lenta. Protein-coding genes within it:
- the miaA gene encoding tRNA (adenosine(37)-N6)-dimethylallyltransferase MiaA; translation: MHLIGNRQPAVVYSPQLLGGGSTSLPGTQTTPRPAPASAEASRPPLVVLLGPTASGKTALAIQLANAFDGEIVSADSRQIYCHMDIGTAKPGPAERAAAPHHLIDIVAPDQTFTAAEYQREAYRTINSIQSAGKLPLLVGGTGQYITAVVEGWGIPEVLPNPRLRRELEDFAADHGAAALHARLREADPLAADRIDFRNVRRVVRALEVFLESGTPISVLQQKQPPPYRILQIGLTLPREALYARVDARIDRMLAEGLADEVRALLDAGYTWEHPAMSGLGYAQWRPVFEQNAPVEQAAAAIRRDTRAYIRRQYTWFKRHNSGTHWVNVETGNLDGAFDLIRTWLAAGED